CCAATTCCTACTCTCATAGCTCGTCCTTTCTCATATAAGCATTTGCAAAAATTATGTCCTCTTTGGTTGTAATTTTTATATTTGAATATTCTCCATCCACAATTTTGACCTTTGTAGACCTATCGAAAAACTCAAAAAGCTGACTATCATCTGTAATTTTCGCCTCACTTTTCATATATGTCTTGTATAGCTCTTTTAGAGTTTTGGTATCAAAGGCCTGTGGGGTTTGAATATTATAAACAAAATCTCTATTAGGTGTGAAGTCCACCTCGCCTTTTTCATTGGCAATTTTTATTGTATCCTTAGTCTTGGTAGCGCTTATGGCTGCCTTATAATTTTTTAGCATGGAAAGAATCCTATAAAATAATTCTTTGCTTGCAAAAGGCCTAACCCCATCGTGGGTTAGGACAAATTGACTTTTACCTGAGAGGGCCAGAAGGCCATTGTAGGTTGATTCTTCCCTGCTGGCTCCACCTTCTATTATTTTTATTCTAGGATCAGAAAGCTTTTTTGTTATTAGTTCTGCCATTGGTAGATCTTTTTTCCTAATAACTAGAATTATTTCATCAAACTCTCTTATTGATGTCACTGTTTCTAGGCTAAGCTCTAGGATTTTTTTGCCAGCTATTTCTATATAGGGCTTGTTTGTAGTAAGTCCCATCCTAAGTCCTGACCCTGCCGCTACAACTACAGCTGATAAGTGTTTTCCATCAAGCATCTTCTGCCCTTACAAATATCATTCTACCGGCTGATGTTTGAAGTACTGATGTGACCTTGGCTCTTATGGTCTGATCTATTAGGTCTACACCATCTTCTACTACAACCATAGTACCATCGTCTAGGTAGCCAACTCCTTGGTTTTTGCCCTTACCCTCTTTTATGACTTCTATTTGCATAGTCTCTCCAGGGATAACAACTGGTTTTAGGGCATTGGCCAAGTCATTTATATTTAGGATTGGTATGCCCTGGACATCTGCTACCTTATTTAGGTTATAATCATTGGTAAAAACTTTGGCCTTTAGGTCGACTGCAAGCTTTAATAGTTTGGCATCAACTTCTTTTATATCCTTGTAGTCAGTATCTATTACCCTTAGTTTTATCTTTGTATTTTCTTTGATCTGTTTTATGACCTCTAAGCCCCTACGGCCCCTTTCTCTTTTTAGGTCATCTGGGCTATCTGCTATATGCTGGAGCTCTTCTAGGACAAATTCTGTTACTATGAGCTCTCCTTCTAGGAAATCTGTATTTATTATATCAAGGATCCTCCCGTCAATTATTACAG
This window of the Anaerococcus mediterraneensis genome carries:
- a CDS encoding PIN/TRAM domain-containing protein codes for the protein MKRIVRLVFTLIGAVLGVIVFGLINAAVGFMPASGKLFIGGNVIASALFAIIFYFAAAPISRKLGLGFANLENRISKLPAANLVIGVLGIILGFLVAALASTPLTKLSLPIVGNSIFVLLSILLYIGFGYLGWRLAIKNADDLLSFMTRSKDDKKEKKAVESKFDRSNKKASAKILDTSVIIDGRILDIINTDFLEGELIVTEFVLEELQHIADSPDDLKRERGRRGLEVIKQIKENTKIKLRVIDTDYKDIKEVDAKLLKLAVDLKAKVFTNDYNLNKVADVQGIPILNINDLANALKPVVIPGETMQIEVIKEGKGKNQGVGYLDDGTMVVVEDGVDLIDQTIRAKVTSVLQTSAGRMIFVRAEDA
- the ispD gene encoding 2-C-methyl-D-erythritol 4-phosphate cytidylyltransferase; this translates as MLDGKHLSAVVVAAGSGLRMGLTTNKPYIEIAGKKILELSLETVTSIREFDEIILVIRKKDLPMAELITKKLSDPRIKIIEGGASREESTYNGLLALSGKSQFVLTHDGVRPFASKELFYRILSMLKNYKAAISATKTKDTIKIANEKGEVDFTPNRDFVYNIQTPQAFDTKTLKELYKTYMKSEAKITDDSQLFEFFDRSTKVKIVDGEYSNIKITTKEDIIFANAYMRKDEL